Proteins encoded together in one Plutella xylostella chromosome 17, ilPluXylo3.1, whole genome shotgun sequence window:
- the LOC105389463 gene encoding evolutionarily conserved signaling intermediate in Toll pathway, mitochondrial → MATKLLNSILRTRPSNLLFKRWESSEKRVVTYDPFVTVPKKDKKTFTEVVKMFEGRDTRRRGHVEFIYAALARMKEFEVQKDLEVYKALVDVFPKGKFIPSNIFQAEFLHYPKQQQCAVDLLEQMEDNGVIPDSEMEQMLLNVFGRRGIPLRKCWRMLYWMPKFKNLSPWHLPTELPKDTLELAILAIQRITSVDADMEVRVWQTEEIEESLDKTWVVSAQSPSQRTLLAGQPPDEPLVVKGPYNVYLKDQVVTYFLLLGKIRTPPKDESDPDDVSNLAKPVGIPGVFGTTKLPAVQCTTHEQDDGTILSVCATGTSSRDSLLSWIRLLERNGNAVLEKIPVIFTLIAPPNEIAIHETLPTDNEKGKEENMQANTT, encoded by the exons ATGGCAACAAAATTACTGAATAGTATCTTACGGACAAGACCATCGAATTTATTGTTCAAGAGATGGGAAAGCTCGGAAAAGCGCGTGGTGACCTACGACCCTTTTGTAACAGTTCCAAAGAAAGACAAGAAGACATTTACAGAAGTGGTGAAGATGTTTGAGGGCAGAGATACAAGGAGAAGAGGTCATGTAGAGTTTATTTACGCGGCTCTAGCCAGAATGAAAGAGTTCGAAGTACAGAAAGACCTAGAAGTTTACAAGGCATTGGTTGATGTGTTTCCGAAAGGGAAATTTATTCCTTCCAACATATTTCAAGCAGAATTTCTGCATTATCCTAAACAGCAACAGTGTGCAGTGGATTTACTGGAACAAATGGAAGATAATG GTGTGATACCAGACTCAGAAATGGAGCAAATGCTTCTTAATGTGTTTGGACGAAGAGGGATTCCTCTACGAAAATGCTGGCGTATGTTATATTGGATGCCCAAATTCAAAAATCTAAGCCCTTGGCATTTGCCAACTGAATTGCCTAAAGATACATTAGAATTAGCAATTTTAGCTATACAAAGGATAACATCAGTAGATGCAGATATGGAAGTCAGGGTTTGGCAG ACTGAAGAAATAGAAGAATCATTGGACAAAACATGGGTGGTGAGTGCCCAAAGCCCTTCGCAGAGGACACTGCTTGCTGGCCAGCCCCCCGACGAACCATTAGTCGTGAAAGGCCCTTACAATGTGTATTTGAAAGACCAAGTGGTTACCTACTTTCTTCTGCTGGGCAAAATTAGGACTCCGCCAAAAGATGAGTCAGATCCTGATG ATGTTTCGAATCTGGCTAAACCAGTGGGCATTCCTGGTGTATTTGGCACAACCAAACTCCCAGCAGTTCAGTGTACAACTCATGAGCAAGATGATGGCACCATATTGTCTGTTTGCGCTACTG GAACATCATCTAGGGATTCCCTACTATCCTGGATCAGGTTACTAGAAAGAAATGGTAATGCTGTATTGGAAAAAATCCCAGTAATATTTACACTGATAGCTCCACCAAATGAAATTGCAATACATGAAACTCTGCCTACTGATAATGAAAAAGGAAAGGAAGAAAATATGCAAGCTAATACCACCTAA